AGAGAAGCAGTATTACGTATACCCGGCTGGCACAATGTCAATTATTGGGGCTTTCTGAATAGAGACGAGGTAGCAGAGATTATGGGTACTGCCCGTATTGGATTACTCCTATTTCATCCAACACCAAATCATTTGGAGGCTCTTCCTAATAAGCTTTTTGAGTACATGTCTGTTGGCATTCCAATTATTGCTTCCAATTTTCCATTGTGGACCAAAATAATTAATGAGACTAGGTGCGGATTGGTAGTCAATCCAAAGATTCCTCAAGAAACCGCAGAGGCTATAGAGTATTTAATTAACAATCAAAAAGAAGCGGAGGCAATGGGGTATCGAGGGCAAGAGGCTGTAGAAAACATCTATTCATGGGAGCCGCAGGCCCAAAAGCTAATAGCTTTGTATAGGAGCATGCAGTGAGAATAGTTACTATTATTGGAGCTCGCCCACAATTTATCAAGTCATCTGTAGTGTCTTTTGAACTTCGAAAGGCTGGAATAGACGAATTGGTAATTCATACCGGCCAACATTACGATAAGTCGATGAGCGCTATTTTCTTCTCACAGCTTGGCTTGCCACAACCAGCTTATAATTTGGAAGTAGGCTCAGGTAGCCATGCTGTACAAACCTCAAAAATGCTGGTAGGTATTGAGGAAGTGTTACTTAAAGAGAAGCCAGACTTAGTTCTTATCTATGGAGACACAAATTCGACTCTAGCAGGCGCTCTGGCTGCTTCAAAAATTCACATTCCAGTTGCGCATGTGGAGGCCGGTCTAAGATCACATAATATGCGTATGCCTGAAGAAATAAACCGTCTTGTCGCAGATCGCTTATCGAGTATGCTATTTACACCAACTTTCATTGGTAAGAAGAATCTTTTATTAGAGGGATTTGTTAAGGAAAAAATATTTCTCACAGGAGATGTGATGTATGATGCTGCTATCCATTTTTCAAAGTCAATACATCCAGACGATTTATCCATAGATCCAAATATACTAAACAATCCGTTTGTTTTAGCCACTATACATAGAGCAGAGAATACTGATAATCCAGAGAATCTTAAAGGTATAATTAAAGCGCTTAAAAAAATAAGCGAACAAATTAGAGTGATTCTTCCTTTGCATCCCCGTACAAAACGTGCTCTACAAGAACTGGATCTAAACAGCTCTCTGTCTCCCTCTATAACT
This genomic window from Deinococcus detaillensis contains:
- the wecB gene encoding non-hydrolyzing UDP-N-acetylglucosamine 2-epimerase, whose translation is MRIVTIIGARPQFIKSSVVSFELRKAGIDELVIHTGQHYDKSMSAIFFSQLGLPQPAYNLEVGSGSHAVQTSKMLVGIEEVLLKEKPDLVLIYGDTNSTLAGALAASKIHIPVAHVEAGLRSHNMRMPEEINRLVADRLSSMLFTPTFIGKKNLLLEGFVKEKIFLTGDVMYDAAIHFSKSIHPDDLSIDPNILNNPFVLATIHRAENTDNPENLKGIIKALKKISEQIRVILPLHPRTKRALQELDLNSSLSPSITVLEPLSYFDMIYLESRAQVIVTDSGGVQKEAYFFRKPCITVRTETEWQELIDTKWNSLVNPADSDGIIDAFNKIMTPVDWPQLYGSGDASKKIVLSIDTYLRK